From one Lolium rigidum isolate FL_2022 chromosome 4, APGP_CSIRO_Lrig_0.1, whole genome shotgun sequence genomic stretch:
- the LOC124705854 gene encoding peroxidase N-like, whose translation MEYSHCRLLLVCSVLALCLCNQGARGDELTSDFYDYKCPGVYTVVQQHVFSAMRDELRMGASLLRLHFHDCFVNGCDGSILLDGDKGEKFARPNQNSVRGYEVIDAIKVDLESMCPGVVSCADVVALAAGYGVLFSGGPYYDVLLGRRDGLVANQSGAEKGLPSPFEPISSIVQKFADVGLDTTDVVVLSGAHTIGRARCGLFSNRLTSTTSSADPTLDSTMAANLQSLCAGGDGNQTTALDISSADAFDKHYYQNLLTKKGLLSSDQGLFSGDEDVVANTTKALVQKYSDDGEQFFSDFGASMVKMGSIRPLTGSEGEIRCNCRVAN comes from the exons ATGGAGTACTCTCACTGCAGGTTGCTCCTTGTGTGTTCAGTTCTTGCGCTGTGCCTCTGCAACCAAGGAGCGAGGGGCGACGAGTTAACAAGCGATTTCTACGACTACAAGTGCCCTGGCGTGTACACCGTCGTCCAGCAGCATGTGTTTTCTGCAATGAGGGATGAGCTGAGGATGGGAGCCTCCCTACTCAGGCTCCATTTCCATGACTGCTTTGTCAAT GGGTGTGATGGTTCAATCTTGCTGGATGGTGACAAAGGCGAGAAATTTGCGCGACCCAACCAGAACTCCGTCAGAGGGTACGAGGTCATCGACGCGATCAAGGTCGATCTTGAGAGCATGTGCCCCGGGGTGGTTTCCTGTGCGGACGTTGTAGCCCTTGCAGCTGGCTATGGAGTACTCTTT AGTGGAGGGCCTTACTATGATGTTCTTCTGGGAAGAAGGGACGGTCTGGTGGCCAACCAGTCTGGAGCTGAGAAAGGCCTGCCCTCGCCGTTCGAACCGATCAGCTCGATTGTACAGAAGTTTGCCGATGTCGGCCTGGACACGACAGATGTCGTGGTCCTGTCAG GTGCCCACACGATCGGACGAGCCCGGTGCGGGCTGTTCAGCAACCGCCTGACGTCCACCACGTCCTCGGCGGACCCGACGCTGGACTCCACCATGGCCGCCAACCTGCAGAGCCTCTGCGCCGGCGGGGACGGCAACCAGACCACCGCTCTCGACATCAGCTCCGCCGACGCGTTCGACAAGCACTACTACCAGAACCTGCTGACCAAGAAGGGCCTCCTGTCCTCTGACCAGGGCCTTTTCTCCGGCGACGAGGACGTCGTGGCCAACACCACCAAGGCTCTGGTGCAGAAGTACAGCGACGATGGCGAGcagttcttctccgacttcggcGCGTCCATGGTGAAGATGGGGAGCATCCGACCCTTGACGGGATCAGAGGGAGAGATTCGCTGCAACTGCAGGGTTGCCAATTGA